One Thalassotalea hakodatensis DNA segment encodes these proteins:
- the rplI gene encoding 50S ribosomal protein L9, which translates to MEVILLDKIAKLGGLGDKVTVKSGYARNFLLPQGKAVFASKANVEHFEARRADLEKKLADDLAAAEARAAKLVELAEVTIASKAGDEGKLFGSIGTRDIADAITEAGVEVVKAEVRLPHGSIRETGEFDIAIHLHTDVDSSIKVVVIAEA; encoded by the coding sequence ATGGAAGTAATTCTTCTTGATAAAATCGCCAAATTAGGCGGCCTTGGTGACAAGGTAACTGTTAAGTCTGGTTATGCACGTAACTTCTTATTACCTCAAGGTAAAGCTGTTTTCGCATCTAAAGCAAACGTTGAGCACTTTGAAGCTCGTCGTGCTGATTTAGAAAAGAAATTAGCGGATGACTTAGCTGCTGCAGAAGCACGTGCTGCTAAATTAGTAGAACTTGCTGAAGTAACAATCGCTTCTAAAGCTGGTGACGAAGGTAAATTATTCGGTTCAATTGGTACTCGTGACATCGCTGATGCGATCACTGAAGCGGGTGTTGAAGTTGTTAAAGCTGAAGTACGTTTACCACACGGTTCAATCCGTGAAACAGGTGAGTTCGATATCGCTATTCACTTGCACACAGATGTAGATTCAAGCATTAAAGTTGTTGTTATCGCTGAAGCGTAA
- a CDS encoding EAL domain-containing protein: MVKLTSSSPVVLLSLLYLITVIITGASLLLWFNNQILLASLLTIVLLALIVTIYLLHKKVIPKYKRYLVVENWAYLANICHEYQDLVGQDVIARMVNRLVTKGRDVDNIDSMIDKGIRSKILLDEDTGLGNREFFDHRLDALLKEEGIQGAVYFIHFNEGELVYTLHGRTAVTQIFNQVIASINMLLHKLSGCYLTRRGTYELALIAPGVYITEAEQLAQRMIKTLSSIALPIGVERDSFVHIGVSYFSQAENSYQIKSEADMALRSAQLQGPSQWFMFEPGEVEHVRAKGSLQWRTFLEKAIARNAFVLFFQPVLAATNEKSLHHEVLAKVRDEDGQLINARVFLPMAVKSGVIKEVDFLVLSQICRLLNYDRHLTESCSLNLSIESLLSKNLLGKFKEILVRYPSISSQLIVEISEYHLVNEYLRLKPVLSQLQSLGIRLFIDKVGQYIESVDYLKECPISAIKLHASIVINIHQRSENQIFVKSLVKICQSQQVDIYAFGVECAEEWRTLKKLGVNGGQGHYFTEPMSQVAKAIHQP; this comes from the coding sequence ATGGTCAAGCTAACATCATCTTCACCAGTGGTATTATTGTCTTTATTGTACCTGATAACAGTTATTATCACTGGGGCATCGCTATTACTTTGGTTTAATAATCAAATATTACTTGCGAGCTTGCTCACGATCGTTCTTTTGGCGCTCATCGTTACTATCTATCTTCTTCATAAAAAAGTCATACCCAAATATAAAAGATATCTCGTTGTAGAAAATTGGGCGTACTTAGCCAATATCTGCCATGAGTATCAAGATTTAGTTGGGCAAGACGTTATTGCTCGAATGGTAAACCGATTAGTCACTAAAGGTCGTGATGTTGATAATATTGACAGCATGATTGATAAAGGTATTAGAAGTAAAATATTACTCGATGAAGATACTGGGCTTGGCAATAGAGAATTTTTTGATCATCGTCTTGATGCGTTACTTAAAGAAGAAGGAATACAAGGAGCTGTTTACTTTATTCATTTTAATGAAGGCGAACTTGTTTATACGCTTCATGGTAGAACAGCGGTAACGCAAATTTTTAATCAGGTGATCGCCAGTATTAATATGTTGCTACATAAATTATCGGGTTGTTATTTAACACGCAGAGGTACCTATGAACTTGCGTTAATAGCGCCAGGTGTTTATATCACTGAAGCAGAACAATTAGCGCAACGCATGATCAAAACCTTATCAAGTATAGCCTTACCGATAGGCGTAGAACGAGATTCTTTTGTGCATATCGGTGTAAGCTATTTTTCTCAAGCTGAGAATAGCTATCAAATTAAATCTGAAGCTGATATGGCGCTACGATCAGCGCAATTACAAGGCCCTTCTCAATGGTTTATGTTTGAACCTGGTGAGGTGGAGCATGTGCGTGCTAAAGGTTCATTACAATGGCGTACTTTTTTGGAAAAAGCCATTGCAAGAAATGCCTTTGTGTTATTTTTTCAGCCCGTACTTGCTGCAACCAACGAAAAATCTTTACATCATGAAGTATTGGCCAAAGTGCGTGATGAAGACGGGCAATTGATTAACGCACGCGTCTTTTTACCAATGGCAGTGAAAAGTGGTGTGATTAAAGAGGTTGATTTTTTAGTGTTATCACAAATCTGCCGTTTATTGAATTACGATCGACATTTAACTGAAAGTTGTAGTTTAAATTTATCGATTGAGAGCTTGTTATCGAAAAACTTGCTCGGCAAGTTTAAAGAAATTCTTGTTCGCTATCCAAGCATATCATCACAATTGATTGTAGAGATATCAGAATATCATTTGGTTAATGAGTATTTACGGCTAAAGCCTGTATTATCACAGTTACAGTCACTTGGGATCCGGTTATTTATTGACAAGGTTGGACAATATATTGAAAGTGTTGATTACTTAAAGGAATGTCCAATCAGTGCGATAAAGCTTCATGCCAGTATTGTTATTAATATCCATCAGCGTTCTGAAAATCAAATTTTCGTCAAAAGTTTAGTAAAAATCTGCCAATCTCAACAAGTTGACATTTACGCCTTTGGTGTCGAATGCGCTGAAGAGTGGCGAACGTTAAAAAAATTAGGCGTGAACGGCGGACAAGGACACTACTTTACTGAGCCTATGTCGCAGGTGGCAAAAGCCATTCATCAGCCTTAA
- a CDS encoding 1-aminocyclopropane-1-carboxylate deaminase/D-cysteine desulfhydrase has protein sequence MKSSANLPSPVQAIEHPLFTKHKLTVYVKRDDLIHPVVSGNKWRKLYYNLQHAKSLGYRGTLSFGGGYSNHLHALAYACQQQQIHAIGMVRGEQHYETNTTLTQAKQWGMTLDFIDRKTYKLRHDETYLADLKARYPDHFIIPEGGSNSLALKGVSELCDELNSQVEFDTIITPVGSAGTISGIIAGDKQQHNILGIAVLKQAEYLHEHIQSLLQSHHCNAQNWQLFTNFHGGGYAKFCAEDLSKMCEFSQLTQLPLEPIYSGKMILALLTLIEQGFFPAGHRIVILHTGGLQGLHGLIEQKKIKADEWLLPPAT, from the coding sequence ATGAAATCTTCTGCTAATTTACCTTCTCCTGTTCAAGCCATTGAACATCCGTTATTCACAAAACATAAACTGACTGTTTACGTAAAACGCGATGATCTTATTCACCCCGTTGTGTCGGGCAATAAATGGCGGAAGTTATACTATAATTTACAGCACGCAAAATCTTTAGGTTATCGTGGCACTCTCAGTTTTGGTGGCGGATATTCAAACCATCTTCATGCACTCGCTTATGCTTGTCAGCAACAACAAATACATGCAATTGGCATGGTACGTGGTGAACAGCATTATGAAACCAATACAACGCTGACGCAGGCCAAGCAATGGGGTATGACTTTAGATTTTATTGATCGAAAAACCTATAAGTTACGCCACGATGAAACCTACTTAGCAGACTTAAAAGCACGTTACCCAGACCATTTTATTATTCCTGAGGGTGGCAGTAATTCTCTTGCTTTAAAAGGTGTCAGTGAGTTATGTGATGAGCTAAATAGCCAAGTTGAATTTGATACGATTATTACCCCAGTTGGAAGTGCAGGCACGATTTCAGGAATAATTGCAGGGGACAAACAACAACATAATATTCTCGGTATTGCGGTATTAAAACAAGCAGAGTATTTACATGAACACATTCAATCACTGCTGCAGTCACATCATTGCAACGCACAAAACTGGCAACTATTCACGAATTTTCATGGTGGAGGGTATGCAAAATTTTGTGCTGAAGATTTATCAAAAATGTGTGAATTTAGCCAGTTAACGCAATTACCGTTAGAGCCCATTTATTCAGGAAAAATGATCTTAGCGCTATTAACCTTGATCGAGCAAGGCTTTTTCCCTGCTGGCCACCGTATTGTGATATTACATACAGGCGGACTACAAGGTTTACACGGACTTATTGAGCAAAAAAAAATTAAGGCTGATGAATGGCTTTTGCCACCTGCGACATAG
- a CDS encoding MSHA biogenesis protein MshI has translation MSLASRIQQVFKPHGSSNIVGLSLQQRSIHLCSLDHSLNARCKLMELTDGDFNAAFTRVHQKYKPSGQCHLVLSSKHNQVVQIDKPALPEEEINSALKWQIKDLVSIPPENMVIDYFDAPKTSNDSDKIHVICAAKDMLATWLTSLNTQQLSVASITIEEFAFAALMPNIDDAKILLCQQPNEDMLLLIVKQGRLYFQRRLRGMAQIGEKTEQELSFGTIDSLSLEIQRSMDYFERQMKQAPIKSIEVLVPIENEAYLARCLAENANVAVNLFTMPEGFEPYRTYAASLGATRIQAMSEVVDG, from the coding sequence ATGTCACTAGCGTCACGGATTCAACAAGTATTTAAACCTCACGGTTCAAGCAATATCGTTGGGCTTAGTCTACAACAGCGCTCTATTCATCTATGTTCTTTAGATCATAGTCTTAATGCGCGTTGTAAGTTAATGGAACTAACAGATGGCGATTTCAATGCGGCATTTACTCGTGTGCATCAAAAATATAAACCAAGTGGTCAGTGCCATTTAGTTTTGTCTTCGAAACATAACCAAGTGGTACAAATTGATAAACCTGCTTTGCCAGAAGAAGAAATCAACAGTGCGTTAAAATGGCAAATCAAAGATTTAGTGTCAATTCCTCCAGAGAATATGGTGATTGACTATTTTGATGCACCTAAAACGTCAAATGACAGTGATAAAATACATGTGATTTGTGCGGCGAAAGATATGCTAGCAACGTGGTTAACATCATTGAATACTCAACAACTTAGTGTCGCATCAATTACTATTGAAGAGTTTGCCTTTGCTGCTTTAATGCCGAATATTGATGACGCTAAAATTCTATTATGCCAACAACCTAATGAAGATATGTTATTGCTCATTGTTAAACAAGGACGATTATACTTTCAAAGACGACTTCGAGGTATGGCGCAAATTGGTGAGAAAACAGAACAAGAACTTAGCTTTGGTACGATTGACTCATTGAGTTTAGAAATTCAGCGTTCTATGGATTACTTTGAGCGACAAATGAAACAAGCACCAATAAAAAGTATTGAGGTGTTAGTGCCCATTGAAAACGAAGCTTATTTAGCCCGGTGTTTAGCTGAAAATGCTAATGTTGCGGTCAATTTATTTACTATGCCAGAAGGTTTTGAACCATA